CTCCAGAGGGCGCCGCCAAGGGCGCCGCGGCCtcccggcgcggcccgcccccAGCGGCCTGCCCGGCTCCCCGCACCGCCGCACCGCCGCCCCTCCGCCCTcgctccgccgcccgctcccACCGCCCGCGGCCATGCTGGCCTCCTGCGGGCCGGCCCTGTGCACCGCGCtgcggcgggcagcgcccggcggccTCGCCTCCTTCCACTCCTCCGCTCGGCGCCAGCGCGCCGCCCGCGTCGCGGTGGTGAGTaacggccgcggggccgcgccgcgccgggaggAGGCcgcgggctgggggcggggggtccgGGCCAGCGCAGCTGCTCCGAGGAGAAGGGGCTTTTTGCTGCTTGGCTGTCCCCGTccggccccagccccgtgccGACGGAAGGGCGCTCTGCAGCTGCGTTCGCTGTGGCGGTGGGGCTGGTGGAGGTGGCGGTGGGAGGGTTTGGCGTGGCGTCGGGCCGAGGAAAGGCTCGCCtggtggctgcagcagctgcgAGCCTTGGGAGAAGCTGAAATTGAGAAGATAAAGCTGTTTAGAATTGAGTCACTTGGAGGAAGCCAGACCAAGAGTGGGAAACACGTAAAAATTGGCTTCTGTATCGTTGTTCCTggcctggagctggctggagtTGAGTTATAAGGAGCTGAACTTGGAAATAATTTACAGTGTAATTGGGGGAGGTACTGGCAGCgtgcaggaaaatatttaaagaggaTTATGCAGGAAGGAGGTAGAGCATGTCAAAAATATAAAAGTGAGGAGACAGAGGTGTTGCCAAAGGAAAATTTAGGCTGTAGATAGCATCCCAAATGGATACACAGTTTTGGAGCTCAGTGGACAGTCTTTGAAGCTCAAGCTTTGTATAGTACTGACAgcataaaatgtaaagaaataagaAGGCATTGCCTGCATGAAGAAATCTGTTTGGGGCAGAGTTGGTTCAGGGATGGGCAGAATGCCAGTCCGAATGTCTAAAAGGTAACTTGCCAGGAATGCTGTCATTTTAGCAAACAATAGCTTCTTAAATAGAGAGTGGAAAACAAATGTTATTGTTGATGTTAGTGACATAAATTTCTGACTATGGTAGAAGGCAGATTTGTGAACAAGCAGGTACTGAAATAACAGAAGAGGATAGTGTTTTAGTACTTCAGTTTCAGGGggtttcaaaaacatttaaaaggtgTGGCTTACAAAAGATAACTTTAGCACAGTTGCTTGTATGTTTATTCAGTCTAAATTAAAtggaagataaataaaaagttgGAAAGTAGAAGGCAACTCTTAAATCAGAGCAGCGAAACTTTAGTTAGGCTTAACGTGAACAGAAAGACATTCATGGATCTTACTCATTTGGTGAAGTGATGGTAGGATGTCATGCCTGTGCGAGCAGAGGACTGGATGTTGTGATCTGAAAACCCCTTCAAGTCCAACGTTTCTAACTAAGGTGGTTTCAGTTGTGAGTTTCTGTTCATGTGGCTGTGATTAAAAACTTTCAAGCTTCTAAAAACTGAGATAAAACCAGGAGAGAAGAAAGTAAAGTTAATAAATGGACTCTctttaactggattttttttctttaaaaacaaccaaccaaacaaaaaaccccacaagagtTCATACATATACTTTCAGGAACTAGATAATCCTTtggattttttggggtttgttttgttcttataatctcttttttttcctgggttttttaaaaatgttttttctccttgcttctaCTTTGTGAAAGACTCTCTCCACCCACACAAGGATAGCTGAttgctttgtgctttttattCTCCAGTGTGTATAAACAAACTGAAAGTATTATTCCCATGGTGCTAAGGAAAAGTATGGCTAGTATAGCGTAATTGGATTAGAAGCGATTTAGCTGTTGATCTCAGATGCGGATCCTCAGACAAAATGCAGCAGCAGGTAAAATAGTTTGTCCTAAGTGCCACCTCGAAGTGCACTTCTATCCCACTTCTGTTTGGTGTGCATCTGGATAAGAAGGTATTTCACACAGATACGGACACTTCATAAATAGACGTATGACACTCAGAATAACCCACTGTATGCACAATAAAAACAGACCTAGGGTATCATGTCAGTTTATTAACTCTGAGGAATAAAGGCACAAGCcaataaataaatattagttACTTCTGAGACTTGTCTGTGAGGAGTAGATAAATAGGAAATGCCAGTTCTGCAGTATGTCAAATGGTGACACCAGTGCTAATAGTATGATGTTGACTGGCTTAGTAAAGAGCTTGTTGCTaagttgttgttttggggggtggagggaggtttgttgttgtttgggtttttttttaatcttacaagGCTTGTGAAAGATCCTGTGGAAAGTTTTGTATCACCTGAAATACTCTTCCTTTTCTTACTGCAGGTCCTATCTGGTTGTGGTGTCTACGATGGCACAGAAATCCATGAGGCCTCAGCGTAAGTTGCTTCATGAAACTGTAGGCTCCAAAAAAGTCTCCTTTACATTACAGCAGTCTGTTGAATTCAGTTTTGCTCTCTCTGGCCATCAGAGTTGCCCTGAAAGATGTATGATGAAGCTTCACAGTTTTTTCACAGCATAATTGGGAGCTTAGGCCGTGTTCTTGCAGTAGTCAGTGACTGTCCAAAGATGCAGCACAGTGCACGCGATGCCAGAGCAGTGAGTTTGAGAGAGactgtctttccttctccttcagaaacagaaattcagagTTCCAGAATCAATCTCAAGAGAGTTAAGTGGAGACTTCGTTTCATGATCACTTTGAGTTTCTGTTTCTGGGGCTAAATCTCACACTAGAATTGTTAATACTCAAGCTGAATTATTAACTCTTAGTATTCATTGCTAAGAGATGTTTCATTTAGACCTGGATTAAAAGTACACATAGGTATGTTAATCATGGGACTCTTCCATAACACCTGGGGACTTGCAATGAGAAAGGAAGTTTTTATTGTTCCTGGTTGCCTGCATAAGAGCACTGAACAAAGAAACTTGTCTCTAGCTTACCTGACTCTGCCTCCAAACTgactttctgttctgctttgcactTTGGTGTTACATATGGGGATTTTGCTGCTACATGCTCAGTATCCTTTGGTAGGAtgtgtggttttccttttctttcaaaatcaggtCGTGGAATATTTGTAGCAAGACTTAGGGGCCAGATAAAACCTCTCTTCTAAGGTTTTCAGCATGTTGTATCTCCATTTTTGTAGCATACTGGTACACCTGAGTCGTGGGGGAGCTGAGGTTCAGATGTATGCTCCAGATGTTCCTCAGATGCACGTCATTGACCACAGTAAAGGGCAACCAGCTGAAGCTGAGTCAAGGTAAAGTCTGTATTTAATGTGTTTTCCATGACTGCCGAGTCTCAGTCTTATTAGGCGTTCTTCAGACATGGCAACCTGTAACTGCACTTGTAGCACTTTACTGACTGGCTTTAGTAGCTTTATGCTAGCTGGTATTTTGATTGGAGAGAAAATATTAAACGAGTTTTCTGGACTTCATTATATACAGTCTCTTAATGCCTGTGTTTCCCAGTAGTAGTATTTCAGAAGCATTGATAGCTTCAGTTACTGAGTACCACTGTTCTTCttgcttcctccccctcctcttcctctgccaaAACTTTCTTTATGCTCTTCTGTGTGCAAATGCttaattaatctcatttttttatttctggttctTCAAGGAACGTTTTGGTGGAATCTGCAAGGATTGCTCGTGGTAAAATTGCAAGCCTGGCTAAGCTTACTACAGTAGACCATGATGCTGTGATATTCCCTGGTGGATTTGGAGCTGCTAAAAACTTGTGAGTGCCAACTAAGCATTAGACTCCTCAACTAAATATTCATGATAAACTATTCATAATCAACTATGATTCACACAATAAAATCAGGAAGCAGTAAGTGGCCTTATTTACTACGTATGTAACCACTGCTTAACAAGGAAAACTCCTTTCAAAGTGTTGGAGTTGTGCTGTTCACAATGCTTTCCAGTCATAATTCTTATCAGCGTtgtcatattttaaattttccaaacAATGTTGGTGAGAATTCTGGACTTTAGGTAATGCACAAGAAGTCCTTTTTCCCCCACCCTTGTGGTGATTCTTTTTGGGCCTGACTGAGGGAAGTGAAGGtaaaacttcagtattttcaggTGTTCCTAGTGTTACTCTGTTTCTTCATGTTGGCCTACCAGAAAGTCCCCTCTTGCATTAGTAATGATAAAACAACAGCTAGctcaaaaaaaaaggggggggggagcgcgTTAGCCATGTGGAATACTGGTTGTCTTGTTATTGACCTGCCATTTTGTtggctttgagaaacctgaatgttatttcccttttcttcttacgtatttttcttctttgaaaacattGTTGTTCCACTTCTTAGTAACCCTAGAAAGCTGATTTGATAATTCTTATTTCTAGATGTTTATATCAAGTAAGGAACTTTCTGACATACCAAAGCCCTAGAAGTTAGTTATTTTGGCTGAAACATTGATCATCAACTACAGGCGTTTTCAGCCACCTTTTAGAAGCTGTTAAGTTTGTGATGACCCTTGAGAGCCAGTCCCAGGGCAGATGGGCATCTCTATTTGTAGGTTTATACTGAGGTATGTATAAAGTTTCTTCTTGTGGCAGATCTACCTTTGCCGTTGATGGGAAAGATTGCAAGGTGAACACAGAAGTTGAACGTGTCTTGAAAGACTTCCACAGGGCAGGCAAACCTATTGGGTATGTATGTTAGTTGCAGGGGCATTTGTTTGATAGTGTGAGCATGGAGACAAAGTATGTTCTGTGGAAATGTGCAGCTATTATTGTTGGAACTAGAAAAAGCATCTTCTGTTTTCTATCagttgtagtttatttttttaaatgtgtttttcaagATGCACATGTGTGTAGGTGTTTGTCAAAGAAGAGGCTAAGAAAGTGCTGAGTGGAAGTTGCCTTGTGATGTCTTTCAGATTTGTAAGACCATGTCCATTTGAATCTTTTCAGTTATGACCAAGTTTTGAAAGAGTGCCATTGTAGAATCTCTCTTACAATTCCTTTTCTTGCAGTCTTTGCTGCATTTCACCAGTGTTGGCAGCAAAGGTTCTCTCTGGTGCTGAAGTAACTGTGGGccatgaagaagaggaaggtggCAAATGGCCTTATGCTGGGACTGCAGGAGCCATTAAAGAACTGGGAGGAAAGCATTGTGTGAAAGAAGTAACTATATCCTTTCCTGTTAATTTTCATGCTGAGAGACAGTTTAGTAACGTGTCGTTCCAGTAATGAATACATGCAGGATCCACTTCCAGTTTAGTGGGAATATACAGTGTATAGCAGATAGCATGTAATACAGTGCATGATTAGAAAACATTGTCTTCTGTACACAGCTGTGTAGTTAGAAGTCGTTCTCAGTCGTTGCCGTAGAACTCCCTTGGACACTCGGTAATGCAGTAAATGCTGAGTGAATTTGCACATAAAACTGGCATGAGTTACATTTGATCAGTTctctttgagattttttttctttactgaaggcTAATGCTGTAATCAAACTGTACTCAGAGACATTTTATTACAGTCAGTAAGTTTCATaggttttcttgtgtttctgAGTGCCAGCCTTCCCACAGATTGCTCTTGGCAGTGTTTgtatttctggcaaaaatagcTTCTAGTGTCTTGGATTATAAGTTGCAGCTGTCTTTACAGCTGGATGGTATAATATATTTGGAGGTGCTTTTTTATAGGAATGGGGAGTTGTGAGGTTTTGTCAATGATGGTTTATTTTGCAGACAGCATCTGCAAATGAGACACAGGCTGTGTTTTCCTTAACTCCCTTTTACGAAGCTCACGTGGATACAAAAAACAAGGTGGTGACTACCCCAGCATTTATGTGTGAAGCAGAATTACATAATATCTTTGATGGCATTGGGGCCATGGTAAAGAATGTGCTAAAATTAactggcaaataaaaaaaaaaatcagaaatgtttaaatttagGGTGTAGTATCAAATATCATATGGACCAATGGAAACATtttcacctgcttgtcctgttcACACTCCAGTGAATGCTGATACAAGGCTGATTGATTCCCAGCTGCGGGGTTTTCCATGCCCTTTCTGAGAGAGGGGCCTGCAGAAGGGCTTACAGAGTACAAGCAGTCTGGCCTGAGAGACAGAGCATTCTCTTGAGCCTTTTCAGCTGGAGAGCGCTGCGCGGACGTATTCTGAAACCATCCTTCCGATGCACCACTGTCAAATCATTTCTATGGGGGCATAAAGAGGCTAAAGGCCCTTTTCAGAAGCTGAGGGCAGATGTGTTGTAGGGATATAGCAGATGCAGTGACAGTGTATCTAGTGGATGAAGAATGGGAGTAGAGAGGAATTAATGCGTGGTTCAAGGTTTATGTGCTCAGGCCTGTATCTGTGAACTAAAAGCCAGGATCAGCTGTCAAGGGAATAGACATCttccacattttaattttagcttggtattaattaaaagcttaatgttttgtttttccatttcaaagaatCCTGTTTTCACAAAGGAGCCATTCTGAGTATCAGTCAGCAGCAGGATACATCTTAACTGTCACAACACTAGCACTTTGAAAAATCCCTCCATTGGCCCATTATAGCTAAAAAGGTCttgaaatgaaggagaaaatatcCGCTGATGTGACGCACAATTTTTAAGTATAGTATCCATGTTAAAGCAGTTGAATGACTAGCAGTGGATGGAAAGAACAATCTCAAATTATCCTTATGTTCCCTGCTTTAGGGTAATAAAGCTTTCTCCAAAGAAATGTTACTCAATGTCTGCAATAATGATGTATAAATAAAATTTCTGCCTTTATCTCATCCTTGTCCCTTCACTTTTGTTTGACAGCTGCCTCTGATAACTTACACGGGTTGATACATTCCAgcagtttttctgcttctcagttcTCTTCACATCTGAGACATTTTTTCCATATAGAATCCAGCAGAGtctccttccccccttccaaGTTATTTGTCACCTTTCTATTCAGCAGGAACCAACACttcccaaattaaaacaaagaaaatgacaCCCCTTACCTTGTATTAAAGTTCCTTTTACATGACAGACATGCTCAAGGGAACCTGTATTTTTAAGGGAGAGTTGTGTGTTTCATAAATGAAATCTACAAGCCTTAGATTGGGTTGGATTATGGTAAATAGTGTCTGTGACTGAAGACTTGCTAGGGATgtggaattacattttttttttattggggggagcaaagaggaggaatgaAGCTTGAATGTGAGTGGTGGGCATGCTGATCTTGCTCAGTCTTTTCACGGAATAAGTGTTTTTGCTTCTGGAGCCTCTTagtatgtgatttatttttttgtcactAAAAATCACATTAGGATTTAGAAGATCTGAATTTGTACTTCAAAGATGGCACTGTTTTCTTGGAGGGTTTCATAGAGTTCTCTTGTACAGATCACAAACTCCAGTGTGGGTACAAAGAAATAGTACACAGAAACCAAGTCATCATGGTAGCAGGCGTAGTTCATGAAGTGAATTCTGGACATATTCTGAAACTTTTTTGCTTGTGCATCAAATTCTTTAGGAAATTTTCAGTATCAAGTTGgtaagaaagaatttaaaatactgtcaCTATGTAGTTCAGTGCAAATAAAGCCTTtcccccataagctttgcttgtaCGTAAGTGGATGTTTTTAATATCAGTTTTCTACACAGAGGTTTAGCAGAGTATGAGAGGGCATTATTTGTATAAAATgtagtgacattttaaaatgtgtgtctTTCCTACATCTGCaggagttttaaaagaaatttggtaACATAAGAAGGTATCACAAAACAGAGATGGTATTGAAATTCCCGGAGCAGAGGGTGAACAGCTGCTGCCTGTGTTAACGGTACCTTCGTCTGCTTATAAGGGTGATCTAAACGGAGCTCAACTCTTCCTGTCAGGGACTGTGAGTTGTCTTTCCATTAATTCGCCTCACCACAGCAGGTTGTGTAGATGTATTTAAGGTTTTTCTTATCTGCACTTCCTAGTAAGAGCAGCTGTGGTGGCATAAAGCTTTCTTAGATTGTGAATCTTAGATGCAGGTGTCCTGAGGAAAAAGATGATTTTTTGAAGAAATTGCTATTACCATGCAGTGACCAGCTGTTGCAAGTTGCTTGGTAGATGATCCAGATGTTGCCTCTTTTTACAGTCCTCTGACATTCTTTCTTGAATCCAGATACCCAAATAATGAAGACGACTAATAATCTACTGTGTACCTTTCTAGGCAGATGCAGTGGTGGTCATGTGGATCCCTGACCTGGTGGCTTCCAGGTTGGATTATCACAGTAGCACAGAATCAAGTATGCAAATTGAAAAGCTCACCTAATTTGACGTGACATCTCATCTGCTAAATAACAGCAATACTCTGAAATGATGGGCTCAATATCAGTGGCTGTTTGAGGGCTAGGGCTGTGAGTTGTAACCCGAGTAACTAAGGAACCAGCTCCTCCTCAGTGCCTGGAACGTTTTCCAAGGTAGTCACAAAAAGCGAGGTACCGGTACTGTGGTGTCAGTGCTGGAAGCTGGGGCATTTAGTGGGGATGGGACAAACATATGCACTGGggaaatcaaagacaaaaatttattttcagaaataatcacACTTCAGAGCATCTTTTTACCCTTCTTTTTTTCCGTCATTCAGAGATAATGTTTTTTAAGGGAGAAAGAACCACGCACCAgaattgcctttcatttttttaattctctctagTTTCACGGTAACGTGCTGAGTACAAACCTTTGCTAGACacgttttaaaatatttttttttattaatagaagaTCTTTTAACTTTGGTGGAAGATGCAAGATCGTCATCTTGGCTTTGAGCCAGTGTAAATTTGGAGGGAAATTCCATGTTCATTTAGAGATCAATAGAGACATTTGTCTGCCAAGCtgggtttttcctttccttccatagGGCTGTTTGGAGCTGCTGAGGGGTTTGCTAGTTTCAGCCAAGCGGATAGAAGTTGATGATTAATATGTTTTGTTAAACGCTGTCAGAAATAAGAAGTGAAAGAATGTGTATTCTTCAAGCCTCCACAAGGAGGCATGCAATATCTGGCTTGTGGCTCCTGCCATTTTTCGCCTTCAGAAAGCGTTTCAGAACTGTGTCCTCCTGAAGGGGAGTGGGAATAAAGGCCCTTCCTGCTTGTGTTGGGTTCCTGGTGGGGGGATGGGGTTAActtggggggcgcggggcggagTTGTTCCCTCTCGGTCGTGTTTCCATTTTGCCCTCACGGATGCTTAGGCACAAAAACCATTTCGCGGAATGCTTCTCCGCGGGTTGTTGCGGCGCTCACGCCTTTGGCAGCggggcttcccccccctcccccgcccaaAGCAGCAAGGAGCGAGGGGGCGAGCTGGTGGGAGCGAGGGGCTGAGATGGCGCTCGGCGCTTTTCACCCCCGCGTTGCGGCTGCCGGGGAGACCCGCGTGGGCGGAGGCGGCCGCCAGCAGGGGGCGCTCTGTCAACGCCGTGCGCTCGCGCGGGCGCCGCGTTCCCGCGGCTGCCTTCGGGGCGGCCTTCGTGCCTCGGCGTTTGGCGGGCGGAGGGGCCGTCAAAGCGAGACGGCTTCCGAGGTGTTTAACACGAAGAAATAGGAAGTCCAGTTCCCTGGCAGTGAGTGCGTTTGTCCCGCTGGCTTGTTAAGACTCGTTTCTTCGACACAGTTCGACACTTGTTCATCTCCCTGAAAGGATCATGTCGAACATACTTACATAAAGCTCTAAAGCCTTCCTGTGATGGGATTATCACTGAAAAATGAGGAGAAGTGTAGTGTAAAGTCATAAAAGTACACAGTGTGTGTGTGCGGAGgggttgttggtggtggttttttgggttttgtttttgctttttgttattttgttgggtttttttaaataataatgctATTATAGCCAAGATGGCCTAAACCCAAAGTTTGTAGGGAGGGACTTTTATCAGGCCAAGAACTACTTCTGGAAGGAAACACACAGCTTCTTCAAGGGTCTGTGTGTTTGCAAGCTAGCCGTAtcttatatgtgtgtgtatacatatatagttttttattttttcaggatgGGAGCTTAGATAATCCTCCATCTGCAAATAATTGAGAGTTGCCTGCACTCCAGGGTTTGAGTCTTCTGTTTGAGCTggttttcttcctgcttcccGTGGcttgcagaggctgaggggaagCTTGCTTGGTGTATGGATCAGCCGTAGTCCTTAGAAGAATTAAGGAACTGATATTTGGTTATCTTTTCCAAGGTGATTTCAGTGGTGGTCAGAATCTTTGCAGAAAGAGgtagagaggggaagagaagggactAAACTTGGACAATCCCAGAAGTTGAAAGAGAAGTTGCAACAAGGATTGCATTACCCATAGCAACATGATTTCCtgctgcatatttaaaaataatcacctTCAAtgcttattttcagtatttttcagtaccCTTTGTTCAACTGCTGAGTATCATGCTATGTGAATGACTGCCCTCAGACTTAGCTGAAATAATGGTGAAAATTCTGCATCAAATGTATTACATTCATTTCTTGCTGATGATCTATATGGGCCATTTCTCCCACATCATATGGAACTGAAAGGAGCTCAGGGAAAAGCATTAACCAGTTAAGCTGACCTCACTGTAAACTTAGATAAACTACAAGATGAGCAAACAAACTCGTTTTTGTCCCTTACCAGTGTCACTGtcaaacatgaaaaaatgaactTGCTTTTACAGCCATTCTTTTGCAAGAATAATGTACAAGGATCTCTTAAGAATTTCTTTAGTGTAGCAGATTATCAGCCTGTGCTCTTGCCATATGAAATCCGTAGGTGTGGGCTACCACAGTACTACAAGTGAGAGAAGTGGAGATTCCTCCTTCTTAAATGTGTGAATTGGCTTTTTGCTCCTTCGTTTTCAAAGCTATCCCTCTCGTTCACGATGAAACTCTGGAAAACACAGGAAGTATGTGCTGCTCATGTTCTGCACATGGAGTGAACTTTAAGACAGACGCTTGCTGTGTCATCACCCAGGCAAGGAAGGACAAATCAAGGTCTGCTAGTCATTTAAACCTTCGCTTGCTGTCTCCCAGGAAATTGGAAAGGCAGTCGTATATTACTACTGGGAATGGCATTAACTACAGCTGTGGGAAAATATAATAAACAGAGACGTTTAAACATCCCAAGTGCTACTGCAAATGTGAGTCATAAAAAAGTAGGGTTGTAAGCAACatttagaggtcatctagtcttTTTCCCCCACCCTTCGTTCCTCCTATCTTCATCTGCTCATGTCCTTACTGTGATTCATGTCAGTTTGCACAGGAAGGGAGAATCACTTCTGAGGGTAAAAGATGCAGGCGACTGAGGGAATTGGGTATTCCTCGTAGGCACCAGCCAGCA
The genomic region above belongs to Mycteria americana isolate JAX WOST 10 ecotype Jacksonville Zoo and Gardens chromosome 1, USCA_MyAme_1.0, whole genome shotgun sequence and contains:
- the GATD3 gene encoding glutamine amidotransferase-like class 1 domain-containing protein 3, mitochondrial — its product is MLASCGPALCTALRRAAPGGLASFHSSARRQRAARVAVVLSGCGVYDGTEIHEASAILVHLSRGGAEVQMYAPDVPQMHVIDHSKGQPAEAESRNVLVESARIARGKIASLAKLTTVDHDAVIFPGGFGAAKNLSTFAVDGKDCKVNTEVERVLKDFHRAGKPIGLCCISPVLAAKVLSGAEVTVGHEEEEGGKWPYAGTAGAIKELGGKHCVKEVTEAHVDTKNKVVTTPAFMCEAELHNIFDGIGAMVKNVLKLTGK